In Palaemon carinicauda isolate YSFRI2023 chromosome 14, ASM3689809v2, whole genome shotgun sequence, the following proteins share a genomic window:
- the LOC137652782 gene encoding putative CENPB DNA-binding domain-containing protein 1: MGPKKVTDVKGRKWMMLSMEIKMEIIKKYKADMRLSVIANEYGRNPSTIGTILKQREDIKAATHFKVGTAFSSKMSYIHDEIERLLIVWIKDKEMVGDAITEAIICQKVSAIFGDLVHAEAEADARRRRNIEAGTHKVQGFLLVVLKNFRDGQAFIWWCVMGRRKLGQESGRSLC; this comes from the coding sequence atgggtcccaagaaagtcaccGATGTTAAGGGAAGGAAgtggatgatgctttccatggagataaagatggaaataatcaagaaatataagGCTgacatgcggttaagtgtgatcgcaaatgaatatggccgaaatccatctacgataggaacgatcctgaagcagaggGAAgatatcaaagcagcaacacatttCAAGGTCGGGACTGCTTTCTCCAGCAAGATGAGCTACATCCACGATGAGATAGAGAGATTGCTgattgtctggataaaggacaaagaaatggttGGAGACGctatcaccgaagcgataatctgccagaaagtcagcgccattttcggtgatctcgtgcatgctgAGGCTGAAGCCGACgcacgcaggagaaggaacatcgaagctgGCACCCACAAAGTTCAAGGATTCTTGTTGGTGGTTTTGAAAAATTTTAGGGACGGTCAGGCATTCATTTGGTGGTGCGTTATGGGGAGGCGCAAGCTCGGACAAGAAAGCGGCCGAAGTCTTTGTTGA